The genome window TGCTCTTAATTGCCAGCTCTTAAACAGCACCAAATCAAATCTCTCCACTTACTCAGCTGTCTTTTGGAGGACGTACGTAATAAGGTTTTTATTTAGTAAACCAATCCTATGCATGGTTTCAGCACTAGCCAAACCACCAACTCCTAGCTCTAGAAAAACAGGCACTTGGCACCTTTGTGATGTCATATGGAAAACTAACAGGGCAGTACCTGAGGGTCTGTAGGTTGCACACTTTGGTAccagataactttttttttctttataagaaagACTAAGTACTCCACACTGCACAATAACTCCTCCCAGggttttaactttgttttattttcaaaaccagGTCCAATGAGCTTTCTGAACAGCTGGTGTAGCTACAGAGAAACCAGCTTCCTTCAGACTGCAGTGCTTTTGGCGGGGAGGAGGAAATCCCTTCATACTTGAACATTTTCTAATTGCTTATTTATTGTATTCTGGGGTATGGCGTAAGTACAGAGAAGCCATCACCTCAGATGGcagcttttaaaagatttttttttccctcaacacCATGATTCCTTTAACATGTTTCCAGCATTCCCAGGTAGGCCAAGGTGTCCTACAGAAAAACCTTGGGTTAGACCTACAGGGGGTCTGGCTGGTGTTAACAAGGGAGGGCAGAGCTGGTGCAGCTGGCCATGGAGAAAGCTGACTTGGCTGGTGTGGTACAGAGAAGCCAGCTTGTTTACATGCTTATTCCATGACTGCTTGCCCTAAGCAGAAAGTGCCTTTCAGGATCTATTTTTGGAGGTTTATTACGTATGTCTGGTTCTCAATTCCAACAGTTTAATGAAGATCTAAATAAAATGCTAGGTTCTACCCGAACTGTGTCCATTGTTCTTTCAAAGTGTTTTGGTAGGAACATGATCTAAGAACATATTCCTTAACCCTGAATAATTGTAATTCTACCCATGGTTCAGAGAATTCACTTCAACCCTGACTACAGGCATTTAATAGGTTTATAAATCTTATTCCTAGCACTAAGAAGAAAGTGCAAGACTTGATTTTGGTTTGTCAAGCATAGCCTTTTTTGGCCATTGCAATGGTTAAAATTTCATGTTTCCTATTGCCAGCAGCCTCTTGTACagccaaaaatgttttaaactcttACGGTTAAGGTCACAGAAACCACCAATAGAGGACAGGATTCCCCCACTATCTGAAACCTTTCATAAATGAGTAGTGTAACAGCTTTCTTCATAAACACAAAAGGCCTCATTGGATTCCTTTCGTAGCAAAAATAGGTGGTACTAACTggtcttttgtaaaatgtaaatttccatGTTAAGTACACATTGCTTGAAAGTGTTTTTAAACAGTGAGGGGCTAGCTTCCAATCAATAAGATACAATaacctaaaattaaatttatttaaacaaagtaACAGGAGACAAGTTTCTGAAGGCAGTTTGTAGAAAGTTTGTCAGCTACACACAGCTTGAACCACCCTTTCTTGAGCATAAACGCTAAAGTATAGACAAGCCAGGTGGTATAAGGCGCCAGCATGTATGAAAGCAAGTGTTCAACTTTTTACTTTGACCTGTAAATGTGAGACCCAAGGAATGCTTGCTTACACGAGTTTGCCTGGAGGCTTAAAAATTTAGAGATCTGTTATAGGAGGCGAAGTTAAATCTTGCGAGTATCAATGGAGCTCTGCTTACTTGCTCAGAAACTTGCACTTCAATTTTCATAATATTGAAAAGCTCCAGAATGTTTCAAAAAGCTTTTAGACACCAATGCAATGCTGCCTACAGACAAGTATAACCATGTTAGCCAAATGGGATTGAGGATGAGTGGATGCCCGTACCGGAGAAGAAACTGGCCTTAAGGTTAGGTTCAGTATCTGCTAGgaagatccctgccctcaagttTGTAGACCAAGGAGAGGTGCTTGTCTGTCCAGCTAGGGGAGAAAAGAATTTTAGAGACAGGAAGGTGGTGGAGCAAAGGCATGAAACAGCAGGGGATGAGTGGTTATAAATAGTTGAAAGTATGAAGTGTGTTATGGAAAATTACCATACTTGCCTTTCTACAAAGTTTGAAAGGGTAACGTCAGGGACAAAAGATCCAAATGCTGGGCATAAAAGGAATATTAAAGATAGAAAACACTACCCATTTCCACAATAGCCACAGTTGCACAGGGCCTGCTGCCTCCTGTAATCTGAACCCAGATAAACTCCATTGAACAGGTCTTAGCAGTATTAAGATGAATACCTTCTCCATCCCTCTCCCAACATTTTCATTGGGAAAAGGAATCAACAGAGGTGGGACACCAAAAGTTTCAGAAAAGCAGCAACACTGCCTATATTAAAAGTACTTTCGCAAGAGTCCCCTCCTAAAGTGAAGAGCTACTTTTCTTGCCAGGCAAGTAAACGGAGGGTAGTGGGTAGGGAAACAAGATAGCTGAACTTACTAGCAAAGGACATAGTGCTAAGGTATGTCGCTGTGAGATGTGCAAACCAGTGTTTAACCCCACACCATTTTTCACAAATTTCTCAAGGATACCCTGTGGCACAGCCATCGCCAACCCATACCATGCCTGTATGAATCAGGGACTTACTGCCAGGCCCCACTTGACTTCAGTGGGGTGTCATTCAGGCCCAATCTGCACAACATGGTAGCCCTGCTCTGGTCTCCCTAACTAGATTATAATATAAAGGCGGAAAGAACAGGTAGTAGAGATTAATAGATTTAAGAAATATGAGGTCGAATTTATGGGACTTTAAATGTGAGGAAAAGAGTCAAGGCTGATGACTCAGATGGCTCCATCAAAAATAGTCGCCATTCACTGATAAAGGAGATGTAGGTCTTGAGTTTGGGATGAAGGTAAGTTCTGTTCAGGACAATTTGAAAACGGATAGCCAGGTGgaggtaccctgtttccctgaaaataagacctagccggacatcatctctaatgcatcttttggagcaaaaagatGGGGAAACAGCGGTCTAGGGCACAGGAAAGAAATCTAAGCAGCATCACTGGAAAccatgaaatgaacataattagTCATAACTGCCTAGTGAAAAACAATGGCTGTATAGATAATAGAAAAAGGGAACCAGAATTGTAGTGAAAATTTGCGTGTATTCAGAAACCTGACCACCATCCTAATCATAATTAAGACAAGTTTTAAGCTACATTATTTCAGAGTTATTGTCGGTGGTTCTGAAAATTACAAGAGGCAGGACACAGAACCTTAAGTCAGACTTGAGTTCAAACCATCGATCTATCCCTGACTAGGTTTGTCTTCGAGCAAATTGTtactctcagcctcagtttctccaactgTAAAGTAGGACTATGACCATTAAGGACTAAATGTCCTATGTAGGCAGTGCCTTacagagtgcctggcatatagcgaGCACTTGGGAACAGTGAGCTACCGTTTCCATCATGGTACAGTTAAGTCTCTCCCCAAGGAGCCAGTCAATTTAAACCTTACTCTTCCCCCTTTATCCTAGAAGGACAATTTCAATTGCTTTTAACCTCCTCTTAGCCCCTCAACCTTGGACTGATAAAtcttatccttattttacttctttggcTCCTCTAAACTACGATCTCTGAATTTACAAGAGCTATggataaggaagaaaaatgtaaaaaataagtctgtaatattttaaattttccccTGCACAGGTAATGGTCCTGTGACTGGCTGCTCCCACATCTGTACCTAACATCTGGCCCACCTCAGAACTCTGAGTGGACAGGGCCGGAATTTGGTTCAGGATTAGGATTTGAAGAATCTGTGTTTGAAGGACTTGACTCTCCAACTGGCTCAAAGGGTCGCAAGTTTGCATAAGTCACCTCTTGCGCCAGCTGCTCCAGGGAAGGGCGGCCTAATGCCAGATTTCGAAGTGAGATACAAGTCATCAGGAAgctgaaaaagaggaaaaaggccACCCAGTCCAAACTCCTGTTTCAACATAGGAATGTCTGCCAAAGCCCTTAGGGGGTACCTGGTCCTACCTCCTCTCACACAGGCATAAATGAGAATCTCCCCCCAGTGACACCCACATCCCAGCTGGAAGGGCAAGCCACTCCTTATACAGTCTGGTAGAGGATTCCAGGGTGAAGTGGGAATAACACACAAGGGTGGAGATaaactgaagcagagaaagaCAGCAGGCCATAGACACAGGTTATTTACCATCCATTAAATCGAAGGGGAGAACGGAGAAGAGATACTTAGCCCTAGATTGTCTGTTCTGAGAGAGAGTCCCTACTGTTAATCCTCACCAGAGAAAAGTTACCCAGCTTGCAAACATCTGATGACAATGACAAGTACTGTTGGGGGTAAAACTTACCTGCGGCGAAAGATGTAGAGCTTTCGCAGCAAGAAGCGGAAGAATCTTTCATGGAAAGGGGTATTTCGTCTGCGTTCAATCTCCTGGAGCCTTTGCTGCCGTTTAAGAAAGGTCTGAACCAGAGGGGTTGGCTCAGGGCCCCCTTTTACTTCCCCTTCCAGCAGCGGTTGCAGCTCTGGTGGTAGAGGCCCCGTTTCTGCCGGGTAAAGAGCAAAAAGAGGAATCACCAAAAGAGATCATTCTTAGAACTCCTCTTTCACCAGCTAGAGGTTTCAAATTCACTCTTTAATGGCTAGATCTTCATTCACAACCCTGACTTCCTGTAACCAGGGAGTATCTCCACCCAAATCTTCACACACTCACCACTTCCATTCTCCACCTTCTCTTTTAATTCTTGCAGATATGCCAGGTCTTGCTCCAGTGCAACCTCTGTAGTGTTGACATAGATGTACATGTAGCAGGAAGGGCGGGGTGATACTGTGTACACCTTATGGTACTCACCAGCAGGCAACTGACAAGTGGGGAGAAGTGGATATATTTCACTCTTCAAACTTTCCCTAGGCAGCCTATGGGCTCTCTACACTACCCACCCCCCAGGCATCTTTCTTCTTGGGTTTTGGATTCCAAAGGAACTGACCTCTAGAATCCTGGATGAGGCTATTCACAGCCCCAGAGGACCTCGTTTTTTGAGCCCCCACGAGTCTATAATAAAGGAACTCCACTCATCTAAACTTTTCTGCCACTTTTAATTCTAGCAAAATACCTGCATTTTTTCTCCCTCCTGAAGAGTCTGGTTCTTCTGTTCTGCCACCAGCTCCACAGTCACCTCCCCCTGCAGCAGCTGGATGCTAGTGTTGCCCAGGTCTTCACTCACAAAATTCTCCAGGTGCAGCCCTGACGGGGCAACAAAGTTCCCCGACCCATGCCATGCGGAAGTTGCTCCCAGCAGGAACAGAAACATCACACCTTCACCACCACACCCCTCAGGTTTTAAAAACATTCCTCCCACCAGGAGtgtccccgcccccaccaccaccacatgcCACATCCCGGGCCAAGGAAGCCAGGAGGAAAGACAGCAAAGCCTCCCGTGCTTTCTTCCATACCAGGGAAATCTGCAATGAAGACCACCTCCGTGTGGTTGTCCAGGCTGCTCTTGATTTCCTGTAACTTGGCCCTCCAGGGAGACAGGTCCATCAGCAGTGGCTGCAGCCAAGGTGTACGCTGGAAGGGGGACCAGGCAGCCTGCACAATGTCCACATGAGGGTCGAAAAGCCTTAGGAAAGAAAACCCATGTTCTAAGGAGGCCACTGCCACCCAGCAGAATTTCcagttctgttttttatttatcacTGTTCCCAGATAGAGGGAACAGGGTTTCCAGGTAGAAAAAATGGCCTATGTCAGCATATTATTACCAGTCTGGGGcagaaagagaggggaaagagatTCTGGAGCACCAGGAAGAATGAGGATTAGTGGCCACCTGAGAAGTGTGTTAAGTTTCTAGAACATGTCATTACCTTTTCTTCTGGATGATGGTGCCCCCTGCCGGAAGCAATTAGCTATGCCCACAACCAGGTAAGCAGGGTCATGCACCAGAGGACACAGCCTTTCAAGCAAGACAACACTGGGGAGCAGGGGCTATTCGTCTTGGCAAAAGGAGCTAGACTTCATTTTCCCCCTTCTCTGCTCCCCTTGCCCACCTCTGCTGGAAGCGGTCATTGATGGAGACCCAAATATCAAAGTAGATCTGGGGCTCAGTGACATTGTACTTGGGAAGCAGGCGGCTCAGGCAAGTGGCATATTGCTTCAACATGTCTGCGTGATCCTTCCATCGCCGGCTCTGTGTGAACACCTGTCCCAAACCCCTGTATTAGTCCCACCTCATTGTCAGCGACCTCCTGAATGACTCATGCAATACCAGTGGCACAAAGAGATCCCCGCCTGCTGTCCGTCTTCACCAGGAAAAAAGATGAACTTGTCTTtggggaagaatttttttttattgctgggCTAGTGGTGGTACTTACCTTATTTAAATCTAATCTCGACTCAAGGAAGTGAATGACAATGCCCTATTTCAACCCACATAAAAGAAGGTTCAACCTGGCTCCTGAGAAAGGGCAGAGTGAcccaaatttgttttattttagaattgtcTTTAGGACCAAACCAGACCCCAAAACTCAAAGAGCTCTGAAGAACAATAAATCGTCAGCCTCAGATATCTCACCCCAGGGTTAAGGTAGCCCAGCTCGCCAGTATGGCCATCGCGGTAGGTGATCTTCACGTGCTGGTGGGAGCGGGAGTGCACCATCATATCCCAGGAATAGCCATACAGCCCATTGGTCCAATTGTTATAGCCCTGAGAAGGCAGGGCAGAGGAAATCAGCTCAGGGGTTCTCACGCTAATCCCATCCTCTACCGAGAAGGGGCAACAAAACCAGCCCCATTCTTTTCCTACTGCTGTCACCTCTGCCACTTTCCAAGCTAACCCCCAGCCTATACGTACCTGGGTGAGGAAATGGGAATAGGGCAG of Rhinolophus sinicus isolate RSC01 linkage group LG05, ASM3656204v1, whole genome shotgun sequence contains these proteins:
- the GGCX gene encoding vitamin K-dependent gamma-carboxylase isoform X1; protein product: MSAGSARAPPRSDKVQKDKAGHTSGPGKASHMRKLLGFEWTDVSSWGRLVTLLNRPTDPASLAVFRFLFGLLMVLDIPQERGLSSLDRRYLDGLEVCRFPLLDALQPLPLDWMYLVYTIMFLGALGMMLGLCYRISCVLFLLPYWYVFLLDKTSWNNHSYLYGLLAFQLTFMDANHYWSVDGLLNAQKRNAHVPLWNYAVLRGQIFIVYFIAGVKKLDADWVGGYSMENLSRHWLFSPFKLVLSEEMTSLLVVHWCGLVLDLSAGFLLFFDASRSIGLLFVSYFHCMNSQLFSIGMFPYVMLASSPLFCSPEWPRKLVSHCPKRLQELLPLRAAPQPSASCLYKRSRAKGGQKPGLRHRLGAAFTLLYLLEQLFLPYSHFLTQGYNNWTNGLYGYSWDMMVHSRSHQHVKITYRDGHTGELGYLNPGVFTQSRRWKDHADMLKQYATCLSRLLPKYNVTEPQIYFDIWVSINDRFQQRLFDPHVDIVQAAWSPFQRTPWLQPLLMDLSPWRAKLQEIKSSLDNHTEVVFIADFPGLHLENFVSEDLGNTSIQLLQGEVTVELVAEQKNQTLQEGEKMQLPAGEYHKVYTVSPRPSCYMYIYVNTTEVALEQDLAYLQELKEKVENGSETGPLPPELQPLLEGEVKGGPEPTPLVQTFLKRQQRLQEIERRRNTPFHERFFRFLLRKLYIFRRSFLMTCISLRNLALGRPSLEQLAQEVTYANLRPFEPVGESSPSNTDSSNPNPEPNSGPVHSEF